In Amycolatopsis sp. EV170708-02-1, the following are encoded in one genomic region:
- a CDS encoding GNAT family N-acetyltransferase, whose amino-acid sequence MPVRDAVADDIEEICALIEEHAVYEDKHDLKLDRQEMAGFLFGPDPKAWVLLATPPGEPGKVAGFAFCSWNFSTWEARPGIWLDDLFVRPEHRRFGLGRELLDELSARTPGRVEWDMQEGNEKGEAFYAQLGADPVPGWIRYRWRPHAG is encoded by the coding sequence ATGCCGGTGCGGGACGCGGTCGCGGACGACATCGAGGAGATCTGCGCGCTCATCGAGGAGCACGCGGTCTACGAGGACAAACACGACCTGAAGCTCGACAGGCAGGAGATGGCCGGGTTCCTCTTCGGGCCCGATCCGAAGGCCTGGGTGCTGCTGGCCACCCCGCCGGGTGAGCCGGGCAAGGTCGCGGGCTTCGCGTTCTGCAGCTGGAACTTCTCCACCTGGGAGGCCCGGCCCGGGATCTGGCTCGACGACCTCTTCGTGCGCCCGGAGCACCGCCGTTTCGGCCTCGGGCGGGAGCTGCTCGACGAGCTGAGCGCGCGGACGCCCGGCCGGGTCGAATGGGACATGCAGGAGGGCAACGAGAAGGGTGAGGCGTTCTACGCCCAGCTCGGCGCCGACCCCGTCCCCGGCTGGATCCGGTACCGCTGGCGGCCGCACGCCGGGTGA
- a CDS encoding transcriptional regulator, translating to MKMTGQRTHTIDRGVAEGRELRRLLETGPFADALRAAIRARGLGLDRIRYRLRGRGCSVSLATLSHWQSGRCRPERPESLLVLKNLEEVLGVPPESLSRLLGPPRGRAARCTVPGEGLVTQRGRDTGT from the coding sequence ATGAAGATGACCGGTCAGCGGACACACACCATCGACCGGGGGGTGGCGGAAGGACGTGAACTCAGACGGCTTTTGGAAACCGGGCCGTTCGCGGACGCCCTCAGGGCGGCGATCAGGGCGAGGGGCCTCGGCCTCGATCGGATCCGGTACCGGCTGAGAGGGCGGGGGTGCTCGGTCAGCCTCGCGACGCTGAGCCACTGGCAGTCGGGGCGTTGCCGTCCCGAACGGCCGGAATCCCTGCTGGTGCTCAAGAATCTCGAGGAGGTCCTCGGGGTGCCGCCGGAGTCGCTGTCAAGGCTCCTCGGGCCGCCGCGCGGGCGCGCGGCCCGGTGTACGGTGCCCGGCGAGGGCCTCGTGACGCAGCGAGGCCGGGACACGGGAACTTAG
- a CDS encoding alcohol dehydrogenase catalytic domain-containing protein, with the protein MRAVVFEEFGVLPEVRVVPDPVAPPGGVVIAVEATGVCRSDWHSWQGHDTSVKLPHVAGHELAGRIASLGEGVRGWSAGDRVTVPFVCACGTCAQCAAGDQQICDREFQPGATHWGSFAEYVAIENAEVNLVALPDSLSAAEAAALGCRFGTAFRAVLRQGGVRPGQWVAVYGCGGVGVSSILLAVAAGASVVAVDPSPQARALASRMGAASAVDPSEFEGHEAVALHVRELTGGGAHVSLDCLGSPTTCAASIGSLRKRGRHVQAGLMPPAQGIAPIPMHRVIGAELEIVGIHGLQAHEYPEMLRVVEAAGIDLEGMIGNRVGLDEVPAVLAAMNDPVPARAGVTVVEFAQ; encoded by the coding sequence GTGCGGGCGGTCGTCTTCGAGGAGTTCGGGGTGCTGCCCGAGGTACGCGTGGTGCCGGATCCGGTCGCGCCGCCGGGCGGGGTGGTGATCGCCGTCGAGGCGACCGGGGTGTGCCGCAGCGACTGGCACTCCTGGCAGGGGCACGACACGTCGGTGAAGCTGCCGCACGTCGCCGGGCACGAGCTCGCCGGCCGGATCGCGTCGCTCGGCGAGGGCGTCCGCGGCTGGTCGGCAGGCGATCGGGTGACGGTGCCGTTCGTCTGCGCCTGCGGCACCTGTGCCCAGTGCGCCGCCGGTGACCAGCAGATCTGCGATCGCGAGTTCCAGCCGGGCGCGACCCACTGGGGTTCGTTCGCGGAGTACGTCGCCATCGAAAACGCCGAGGTCAACCTCGTGGCGCTCCCGGATTCGCTGTCCGCCGCGGAGGCGGCGGCGCTGGGTTGCCGGTTCGGGACGGCGTTCCGGGCCGTGCTGCGCCAGGGCGGGGTCCGGCCCGGTCAGTGGGTGGCGGTCTACGGCTGCGGTGGCGTCGGCGTCTCGTCGATCCTGCTGGCCGTCGCGGCCGGTGCGTCGGTCGTCGCCGTCGACCCGTCTCCGCAGGCCAGGGCGCTGGCTTCGCGGATGGGCGCCGCTTCGGCCGTCGATCCTTCCGAGTTCGAGGGCCACGAGGCCGTCGCTCTTCATGTCCGGGAGCTGACCGGCGGCGGCGCGCACGTCTCGCTCGACTGCCTCGGCTCGCCGACCACCTGTGCCGCCTCGATCGGGAGCCTCCGCAAACGCGGACGGCATGTCCAGGCCGGTCTGATGCCGCCCGCGCAGGGCATCGCGCCCATCCCGATGCACCGGGTGATCGGCGCGGAGCTGGAGATCGTCGGCATCCACGGCCTGCAGGCGCACGAGTACCCCGAGATGCTGCGGGTGGTGGAGGCGGCCGGGATCGACCTCGAAGGCATGATCGGCAACCGGGTCGGCCTCGACGAGGTCCCCGCGGTGCTCGCGGCGATGAACGACCCGGTGCCCGCGCGGGCCGGGGTGACCGTGGTCGAATTCGCACAGTGA
- a CDS encoding alpha-ketoglutarate-dependent dioxygenase AlkB produces MDALIPRPRTEVAPGAVHVPDWLDLDAQRRLVEACRGWRGYRRTRLPNGGVMSVRTVCLGWHWHPYRYSKVTDDGSPVLPFPSWLADLGKQAVSDAYGASSYEPDIALVNFYDSAAKMGQHQDKDEASLEPVVSLSLGDACVFRFGNTTDRGRPYTDVDLRSGDLFVFGGESRLAFHGVPRVLPGTADPALGLAGRLNITLRVSGLPSA; encoded by the coding sequence GTGGACGCGCTGATCCCTCGCCCGCGGACCGAAGTCGCGCCCGGCGCGGTGCACGTTCCGGACTGGCTCGACCTCGACGCGCAACGTCGTCTGGTCGAAGCCTGCCGCGGCTGGCGTGGCTACCGGCGGACACGGCTGCCGAACGGCGGTGTCATGTCGGTGCGGACGGTGTGCCTCGGCTGGCACTGGCATCCGTACCGGTATTCGAAGGTGACCGACGACGGCTCCCCGGTGCTGCCGTTTCCATCGTGGCTCGCCGATCTGGGCAAGCAGGCCGTCTCGGACGCCTACGGGGCTTCGTCGTACGAGCCGGACATCGCGCTGGTGAACTTCTATGATTCCGCCGCGAAGATGGGGCAGCATCAGGACAAGGACGAGGCTTCGCTGGAGCCCGTCGTGTCGCTGAGCCTCGGGGACGCCTGCGTCTTCCGGTTCGGGAACACGACCGATCGCGGCCGGCCCTATACGGATGTGGATCTGCGCTCGGGGGATCTGTTCGTGTTCGGCGGGGAATCCCGGCTGGCTTTCCACGGGGTGCCCCGGGTGTTGCCGGGGACCGCTGATCCGGCGCTGGGTTTGGCGGGACGGTTGAACATCACCTTGCGGGTTTCGGGACTTCCTTCGGCTTAG
- a CDS encoding HNH endonuclease signature motif containing protein, with protein MSSDDASPKTSTEWWRVDTATLHARKQELEIQKRRLDAEQNAILAEINSRGVRGCSGHSTLAGLIVEDFLVSDKEASARADRVLALHPGPSIGGDPEPPLAPLTAEAAAEGAIGGGQIDAIIKTLARIPSSVPEEDVRAGEKILVELARHAGPRQIARAGRRLLDELDPDGKEPRNEDPKETRPELRFVKHRDGTLGLKARLDLETYARLKSDLDPMAKPHKAIDGVRDSRSQDERYGDAFTDYVRLKTTSRNLPGQAGEATHILVTMSYEDLMNDLGEAHLDLVGPISATDARILACDARVRPGVLGTAGEPLDIGRSKRTVSLAQKYALTLRDGGCAFPGCDMPVPRCTAHHIVFWRHHGETKIDNLVLLCTKHHRLIHRSEWKVQIAQDGLPEFTPPAYLDPTGTPRRNTMHLRT; from the coding sequence GTGTCCAGCGACGATGCCTCTCCGAAGACGTCCACCGAGTGGTGGCGCGTCGATACGGCGACGCTGCACGCCCGTAAACAGGAACTCGAAATTCAGAAGCGGCGGTTGGATGCCGAGCAGAACGCGATCCTCGCGGAAATCAACTCCCGTGGAGTGCGTGGCTGTAGTGGTCATTCGACGTTGGCGGGGTTGATTGTCGAGGATTTCCTGGTGTCGGACAAGGAAGCCAGTGCCCGCGCCGACCGGGTCCTCGCCCTGCACCCTGGCCCGTCGATCGGCGGCGATCCCGAACCACCCCTGGCTCCACTCACAGCCGAGGCTGCCGCGGAGGGCGCGATCGGCGGCGGCCAGATCGACGCGATCATCAAAACCCTCGCCCGGATCCCGTCTTCTGTGCCTGAGGAGGATGTGCGGGCTGGGGAGAAGATCCTGGTCGAGCTGGCCCGGCACGCGGGGCCACGGCAGATCGCCCGCGCCGGACGGCGCCTGCTGGACGAGCTCGACCCCGATGGGAAGGAACCCCGCAACGAGGACCCGAAGGAGACCCGGCCGGAGTTGCGGTTCGTGAAGCACCGCGACGGCACCTTGGGCCTCAAAGCCAGACTCGACCTGGAAACCTACGCCCGCCTCAAATCCGACCTCGACCCGATGGCCAAACCCCACAAAGCCATCGACGGCGTGCGTGACTCCCGCAGCCAGGACGAACGTTACGGGGATGCCTTCACCGACTACGTCCGCCTGAAAACCACCAGCCGTAACCTTCCCGGCCAAGCCGGGGAAGCCACCCACATCCTCGTCACCATGTCCTACGAGGATTTGATGAACGATCTCGGTGAAGCCCACCTTGATCTGGTCGGGCCGATCAGTGCCACCGACGCCCGCATCCTCGCCTGCGACGCCCGCGTCAGACCCGGCGTCCTCGGCACCGCAGGCGAACCGCTGGACATCGGCCGCTCCAAACGCACCGTCTCCCTGGCCCAGAAATACGCCCTCACCCTCCGCGACGGCGGCTGTGCCTTCCCGGGTTGTGACATGCCCGTCCCGCGGTGCACCGCTCATCACATTGTTTTCTGGCGACATCACGGCGAAACGAAAATCGACAACCTCGTCCTCCTGTGCACGAAACACCACCGGTTGATCCACCGCAGCGAATGGAAAGTCCAGATCGCCCAAGACGGACTCCCCGAATTCACCCCGCCCGCCTACCTCGACCCGACCGGGACACCGAGGCGCAACACCATGCACCTCAGGACATAG
- a CDS encoding biotin-dependent carboxyltransferase family protein, with product MTAKIEVLRPGVFTTVQDLGRPGLAAIGVGRSGAADRGSLRLANRLIGNPEGHAALECVLGGLALRFPAPATVAVTGAPCSITVGGRAFGPGSPIQVGPGEELVLGMASHGLRCYVAVRGGIDVPAVLGARSTDTLGGLGPPALSAGMTLPVGQRALSHPGVDLAPRAPLPDVPVLRVTPGPRVSWFVSDALSTLVSTGYVATADVDRVGVRLAGPALSRARGGELPPEAAVPGALQVPPSGQPILFLADHPVTGGYPVIAVVEEADLDLAAQVRPGQRVLFRLV from the coding sequence ATGACCGCGAAGATCGAAGTGCTCCGCCCCGGCGTTTTCACCACCGTGCAGGATCTCGGGCGACCGGGGCTGGCCGCGATCGGCGTCGGCCGGTCCGGCGCCGCCGACCGCGGTTCGCTGCGGCTGGCGAACCGGCTGATCGGGAACCCCGAGGGCCACGCGGCCCTCGAATGCGTTCTGGGCGGCCTCGCCCTGCGATTCCCGGCTCCGGCGACCGTCGCCGTCACCGGCGCGCCGTGCTCGATCACCGTCGGCGGACGGGCTTTCGGCCCCGGCTCTCCGATCCAGGTCGGCCCCGGCGAAGAACTCGTCCTCGGGATGGCTTCTCACGGTTTGCGGTGCTATGTCGCCGTGCGCGGCGGTATCGACGTCCCCGCCGTGCTGGGCGCGCGGTCGACCGACACACTGGGCGGACTCGGCCCGCCCGCGCTTTCGGCCGGGATGACTTTGCCGGTGGGGCAGCGGGCGCTCTCCCACCCCGGGGTGGATCTCGCTCCTCGTGCGCCCTTGCCGGACGTACCGGTCCTGCGAGTAACTCCGGGGCCTCGCGTTTCGTGGTTCGTTTCCGACGCACTGTCCACTTTGGTCTCCACTGGTTACGTCGCCACCGCCGACGTCGATCGGGTGGGTGTGCGACTGGCCGGTCCCGCGTTGTCGCGGGCACGTGGTGGCGAATTGCCGCCCGAGGCCGCCGTGCCGGGCGCGTTGCAGGTACCTCCTTCGGGGCAGCCGATCCTGTTCCTGGCCGACCACCCGGTGACCGGCGGCTATCCGGTGATCGCCGTGGTGGAGGAAGCGGATCTGGACCTGGCCGCGCAGGTGCGGCCGGGGCAGCGGGTGCTTTTCCGGCTGGTTTGA
- a CDS encoding allophanate hydrolase subunit 1, giving the protein MRVLPYGARAAMVDFDDPSEVLGLHASLEQDPPDGVLELVPAARTLLIRFDPGRTHHDRLAEDVLYRSTVDIKPREAAEIVVPVHYDGPDLADVAAASGMSAEAVVRRHEDGTYVSAFCGFAPGFAYLTGLDPALHLPRRTSPRTRVPAGSVAIAGEYTAVYPNASPGGWQLIGRTTLPVWDVEREPPNLLAPGTRIRFTS; this is encoded by the coding sequence ATGCGAGTGCTGCCCTATGGGGCGCGTGCGGCCATGGTCGACTTCGACGATCCGTCGGAGGTGCTCGGGCTGCACGCGTCACTGGAGCAGGACCCGCCGGACGGCGTCCTCGAACTGGTCCCGGCCGCGCGGACCCTGCTCATCCGGTTCGACCCCGGCCGGACCCACCACGACCGGCTCGCCGAAGACGTCCTTTACCGGTCCACAGTGGACATAAAACCGCGTGAAGCCGCCGAGATCGTCGTGCCGGTGCACTACGACGGCCCGGACCTGGCCGATGTCGCGGCCGCCTCCGGCATGTCCGCGGAGGCGGTCGTCCGGCGGCACGAAGACGGGACCTACGTCTCGGCGTTCTGCGGTTTCGCCCCGGGTTTCGCCTATCTGACCGGGCTCGACCCCGCGCTGCACCTGCCGCGCCGGACGAGCCCGCGCACCCGGGTGCCCGCCGGCTCGGTCGCCATCGCGGGCGAGTACACGGCGGTGTACCCGAACGCCTCACCCGGTGGCTGGCAGCTGATCGGGCGCACCACGCTGCCGGTGTGGGACGTCGAGCGGGAGCCGCCGAACCTGCTGGCTCCCGGCACCCGGATCCGGTTCACTTCATGA
- a CDS encoding LamB/YcsF family protein, producing MDLNSDLGEGFGAWKMGDDDAMLDIVTSANVACGFHAGDPSVMRRVCERAAERGVVIGAHVAYRDLAGFGRRAMDVAPADLADDVLYQIGALDAFARAAGTSVRYVKPHGALYNTAAVDPEQAAAVVEAIRRFRPGLALLCPPGSEMAKEAETAGFPAYAEAFADRAYTPEGLLVSRKQPGAVLHDADEVASRAVAMATTGKVVAADGTELALQPHSLCVHGDTPGAVELARRIRAGLDASGVHIGSFLEAA from the coding sequence ATTGATCTCAACAGCGACCTCGGCGAGGGTTTCGGCGCCTGGAAGATGGGTGACGACGACGCCATGCTCGACATCGTCACCAGCGCGAACGTCGCTTGCGGCTTCCACGCCGGCGACCCGTCGGTGATGCGGCGCGTCTGCGAGCGCGCGGCGGAGCGGGGCGTCGTCATCGGCGCCCACGTCGCCTACCGCGATCTGGCCGGTTTCGGGCGGCGGGCGATGGACGTCGCCCCCGCCGATCTGGCCGACGACGTGCTCTACCAGATCGGCGCGCTCGACGCGTTCGCCCGCGCGGCGGGAACGAGCGTGCGGTACGTCAAACCGCATGGAGCGCTGTACAACACGGCGGCGGTGGATCCGGAGCAGGCGGCCGCCGTGGTCGAGGCCATCCGGCGGTTCCGCCCCGGGCTCGCGCTGTTGTGCCCGCCGGGGTCGGAAATGGCCAAGGAGGCGGAAACGGCCGGGTTCCCCGCGTACGCCGAGGCGTTCGCGGACCGCGCGTACACCCCCGAAGGCCTTCTCGTCTCCCGGAAACAGCCCGGTGCCGTGCTTCACGACGCCGACGAGGTGGCCTCCCGGGCGGTCGCGATGGCGACCACCGGCAAGGTCGTCGCCGCCGACGGCACCGAGCTGGCGCTGCAGCCGCATTCGCTGTGCGTGCACGGCGACACACCCGGCGCCGTCGAACTGGCGCGCCGGATCCGCGCGGGGCTCGACGCCTCCGGTGTCCACATCGGATCGTTCCTCGAGGCCGCATGA
- a CDS encoding putative hydro-lyase has translation MTTFDDPATLSPGEARALFRAGTARPTTGWANGFTQTNLIAVPEDWAYDVLLFCQRNPQPCPVLDVSDPGDPSTRLAPGADLRTDLPRYRVWQNGALSGEIADASGLWRSDMVAFSIGCSFTFESALAAVGIPLRHVDQGRNVAMYLTNRECVPAGRLRGPMVVSMRQIPEDRVDDAVRITRGMPAVHGAPVHIGDPAALGIADLGKPDFGDPVDAAPGDVPVFWACGVTPQAALMASRPPFAITHAPGYMFVTDKLDSEFRVA, from the coding sequence ATGACCACCTTCGACGACCCGGCGACGTTGTCCCCCGGCGAGGCCCGCGCCCTGTTCCGCGCGGGCACGGCCCGCCCCACCACCGGCTGGGCGAACGGGTTCACCCAGACCAACCTGATCGCCGTCCCCGAGGACTGGGCCTACGACGTCCTGCTGTTCTGCCAGCGGAACCCGCAGCCCTGTCCGGTGCTCGACGTCAGTGACCCCGGCGACCCGTCGACCCGGCTGGCGCCCGGCGCGGATCTGCGCACCGACCTGCCGCGTTACCGCGTCTGGCAGAACGGCGCGCTGTCCGGCGAGATCGCGGACGCGAGCGGGCTGTGGCGCAGCGACATGGTCGCGTTCTCGATCGGCTGCAGTTTCACCTTCGAATCGGCGCTGGCCGCGGTGGGCATCCCGCTGCGGCACGTCGACCAGGGCCGCAACGTGGCGATGTACCTGACGAACCGCGAGTGCGTCCCGGCCGGGCGGCTGCGCGGGCCGATGGTGGTCTCGATGCGGCAGATCCCCGAAGACCGCGTGGACGACGCCGTGCGCATCACCCGCGGGATGCCCGCCGTGCACGGTGCGCCGGTGCACATCGGCGATCCCGCCGCGCTCGGCATCGCCGACCTCGGCAAGCCCGATTTCGGCGACCCGGTCGACGCGGCCCCCGGTGACGTGCCGGTGTTCTGGGCGTGCGGCGTGACCCCGCAGGCGGCGCTGATGGCCTCGCGGCCGCCGTTCGCGATCACGCACGCGCCGGGCTACATGTTCGTGACCGACAAACTCGACAGTGAGTTCAGGGTGGCCTGA
- a CDS encoding MFS transporter, giving the protein MDATATTEDTRPFAWFRTLGSRGRRAFVGAFGGYGLDSFDYQTLPLGLAAITAYYGLSGGEAGLLGTTTLVVSAIGGIGAGILADRIGRVRTLQLTIAMYTIFTVLCGFAPNFETLLVFRALQGLGFGGEWAAGAALVAEYSQAKYRGRTVAFVQSAWAVGWALSVVVYTVVFSIWSPDMAWRVMFWTGVIPALLVLWVRRNVQDAPVAEAARATKKERGSLAGIFKPDLLRTTFFAALLATGVQGGYYTLATWLPSYLKTTRGLTVIGTGGYLAFLISGAFIGYVTGGYLTDLLGRKKTFLLFSVLSAGLIVAYTQIPAGANTLVLFLGFPLGFSMSAIFSGFGAFLAELYPSALRGTGQGFTYNLGRAIGATFPAVVGFLGAGGAMVFGAVGYGIAVLALLGLPETRGRELL; this is encoded by the coding sequence ATGGACGCGACAGCCACTACCGAAGACACCCGCCCCTTCGCCTGGTTCCGCACGCTCGGTTCGCGAGGCCGCCGGGCCTTCGTCGGCGCCTTCGGCGGATACGGGCTCGACTCGTTCGACTACCAGACCCTGCCGCTGGGCCTGGCCGCGATCACCGCCTACTACGGCCTCTCCGGCGGTGAGGCCGGCCTGCTCGGGACCACGACGCTGGTGGTCTCGGCGATCGGCGGCATCGGCGCGGGCATCCTGGCCGACCGCATCGGCCGGGTCCGCACCCTCCAGCTCACCATCGCGATGTACACGATCTTCACCGTGCTCTGCGGGTTCGCGCCGAACTTCGAGACGCTGCTGGTCTTCCGGGCCCTGCAGGGCCTGGGCTTCGGCGGCGAATGGGCCGCCGGCGCCGCGCTGGTCGCGGAGTACTCGCAGGCGAAGTACCGCGGCCGCACGGTCGCCTTCGTGCAGAGCGCGTGGGCGGTCGGCTGGGCGCTGTCCGTCGTCGTCTACACGGTGGTCTTCAGCATCTGGAGCCCGGACATGGCGTGGCGCGTCATGTTCTGGACCGGCGTCATCCCGGCGCTGCTGGTGCTGTGGGTCCGCCGCAACGTCCAGGACGCGCCCGTCGCGGAAGCCGCCCGGGCCACGAAGAAGGAACGCGGCTCGCTGGCAGGCATCTTCAAACCGGACCTGCTGCGCACGACGTTCTTCGCCGCGCTGCTCGCCACCGGTGTCCAGGGCGGTTACTACACGCTCGCGACCTGGCTGCCGAGCTACCTGAAGACCACCCGCGGCCTCACCGTCATCGGCACCGGCGGCTATCTCGCGTTCCTGATCTCCGGCGCCTTCATCGGGTACGTCACCGGCGGCTATCTCACCGATCTCCTGGGCCGCAAGAAGACGTTCCTGCTGTTCTCGGTGCTGTCGGCCGGCCTCATCGTCGCCTACACGCAGATCCCGGCGGGCGCGAACACGCTCGTGCTGTTCCTCGGCTTCCCGCTCGGGTTCTCGATGTCCGCGATCTTCAGCGGGTTCGGCGCCTTCCTCGCCGAGCTGTACCCGTCGGCGCTGCGCGGGACCGGGCAGGGCTTCACCTACAACCTCGGCCGGGCCATCGGCGCGACGTTCCCCGCCGTGGTCGGTTTCCTCGGCGCGGGCGGCGCGATGGTGTTCGGCGCGGTCGGCTACGGGATCGCCGTGCTGGCCCTGCTCGGCCTGCCCGAGACTCGCGGCCGCGAACTGCTGTGA
- a CDS encoding GntR family transcriptional regulator, which produces MVSRTSTAERVAGVLRTRIAEGFFLPGVRLSEHDIGSALGVSRNTLREAFRLLTHERLLTHELNRGVFVRVLPVEDVVDLYKVRKVVECSAVRAVTEKPPTFAKLARLVEDGRLAERSERWQDLGTANIRFHSAIAELSGSERIDELMRGILAELRLVFHMMADPRRFHEPYLKRNAEILERIEAGDGLGAEKLLAQYLTDAENQLVEAYAERSQPHSED; this is translated from the coding sequence ATGGTGAGCCGCACCAGCACGGCCGAAAGGGTCGCGGGTGTCCTCCGCACGCGCATCGCGGAAGGGTTCTTCCTGCCCGGCGTCCGGCTGTCGGAGCACGACATCGGCTCGGCGCTCGGCGTCTCCCGCAACACGCTGCGCGAGGCGTTCCGGCTGCTCACGCACGAACGCCTGCTGACCCACGAGCTCAATCGAGGGGTCTTCGTGCGGGTGCTGCCCGTCGAGGACGTCGTGGACCTCTACAAGGTGCGCAAGGTCGTCGAGTGCTCGGCGGTCCGTGCGGTGACGGAGAAGCCCCCGACGTTCGCGAAGCTCGCGCGCCTGGTCGAGGACGGCAGGCTCGCCGAGCGGAGCGAGCGCTGGCAGGACCTCGGCACCGCGAACATCCGGTTCCATTCGGCGATCGCGGAGCTGAGCGGCAGCGAGCGGATCGACGAGCTGATGCGCGGCATCCTGGCCGAGCTGCGGCTGGTGTTCCACATGATGGCCGACCCGCGGCGGTTCCACGAGCCGTACCTCAAGCGCAACGCGGAGATCCTCGAGCGCATCGAGGCCGGCGACGGCCTGGGCGCCGAAAAGCTTCTCGCGCAGTACCTCACCGACGCCGAAAACCAGCTCGTCGAGGCCTACGCCGAGCGCTCCCAACCGCATTCAGAGGACTGA
- a CDS encoding ricin-type beta-trefoil lectin domain protein, whose translation MKRLPLLGAAVIAAATLVATPAQAAGETVNIWLTTTNDSRGVNVTRGLQQQSPITFAAGTGTGQQTITVDENTTYQQFEGAGASFTDTAAWLMKGSGALSQATRDETMRKLFDPVSGIGVNFIRNPLGSSDLARFSYSFDDLPAGQTDPNLAKFSIAHDLDSILPLTKQAREINPATKVMASPWSAPPWMKDNGDFKLGWLKAEYYPAYAQYFVKYIQAYQAQGVPIHYVSVQNEPTCCASYPSMNWNGAGLQYFTKTNLLPALKGLSTKVLALDWNWDKYAEFGAPTMDDTAIRTDPNFGGMAWHGYGGDVAQQTRVHDQYPDVPAYSTEHSGGTWVSHQQAEDMANIVDYTRNWSKSFIKWSLAVDQNMGPHNGGCGTCTGLITVHNGDSRHGQVDYTVEYYTMGHLTKFVKPGAYRISSNDNSAVRNVAWKNPDGSKALIAYNTSGASQNVRVNWGGQSFTYTLPASTSATLTWSGTQSGGGVRTGAITGLGGKCVDVAGANSANGTAVQLYDCNGSAAQRWSFQADGTVRALGKCLDVTGMSTADGAPLQLWDCAGGPNQRWAANAARDLVNSGSGKCLDATGNSSANGTRLQIWACTGAANQKWVTP comes from the coding sequence GTGAAACGGCTGCCGCTGCTCGGCGCCGCGGTGATCGCGGCGGCCACCCTCGTCGCGACGCCGGCGCAGGCCGCGGGTGAGACGGTGAACATCTGGCTCACCACCACGAACGACTCGCGCGGCGTGAACGTCACGCGCGGGCTCCAGCAGCAGTCACCGATCACCTTCGCCGCGGGCACCGGAACGGGTCAGCAGACCATCACCGTCGACGAGAACACCACGTACCAGCAGTTCGAGGGCGCGGGCGCGTCGTTCACCGACACCGCCGCGTGGCTGATGAAAGGCAGTGGCGCGCTGTCGCAGGCGACCCGCGACGAGACCATGCGGAAGCTGTTCGACCCCGTTTCGGGGATCGGCGTCAACTTCATCCGCAACCCCCTGGGATCCTCGGATCTGGCGCGGTTCAGCTACTCGTTCGACGATCTCCCGGCGGGCCAGACCGATCCGAACCTGGCGAAGTTCTCGATCGCGCACGACCTCGACAGCATCCTGCCGCTGACCAAACAGGCCAGGGAGATCAACCCGGCGACCAAGGTGATGGCGTCGCCGTGGAGCGCGCCGCCGTGGATGAAGGACAACGGCGATTTCAAGCTGGGCTGGCTGAAAGCCGAGTACTACCCGGCCTACGCGCAGTATTTCGTCAAGTACATCCAGGCATATCAGGCGCAGGGTGTCCCGATCCATTACGTGTCGGTGCAGAACGAGCCGACCTGCTGCGCGAGCTATCCGTCGATGAACTGGAACGGCGCCGGTCTCCAGTACTTCACGAAGACCAACCTGTTGCCCGCCTTGAAGGGACTGTCCACAAAGGTCCTCGCACTGGACTGGAACTGGGACAAGTACGCGGAATTCGGCGCGCCGACGATGGACGACACGGCGATCCGCACCGATCCGAACTTCGGCGGGATGGCGTGGCACGGCTACGGCGGCGACGTCGCCCAGCAGACGAGGGTGCACGACCAGTACCCGGACGTGCCCGCGTACAGCACGGAGCATTCCGGCGGGACCTGGGTGAGCCATCAGCAGGCCGAAGACATGGCGAACATCGTCGACTACACGCGGAACTGGAGCAAGAGCTTCATCAAATGGAGCCTCGCGGTGGACCAGAACATGGGGCCGCACAACGGCGGCTGCGGCACCTGCACCGGGCTGATCACTGTCCACAATGGAGACTCGCGGCACGGGCAGGTCGATTACACCGTCGAGTACTACACGATGGGCCACCTGACGAAGTTCGTGAAACCGGGCGCGTACCGGATCTCGTCGAACGACAACTCCGCGGTGCGGAACGTCGCGTGGAAGAATCCGGACGGGTCGAAGGCGCTGATCGCGTACAACACCAGCGGCGCGAGCCAGAACGTGCGCGTCAACTGGGGCGGCCAGTCCTTCACTTACACGCTGCCCGCGTCGACGTCGGCGACGCTCACGTGGTCGGGGACGCAGTCGGGCGGCGGCGTCCGCACCGGCGCGATCACCGGACTGGGCGGCAAATGCGTCGACGTGGCCGGGGCGAACAGTGCCAACGGGACGGCGGTGCAGCTCTACGACTGCAACGGCTCGGCCGCGCAGCGGTGGTCGTTCCAGGCCGACGGCACGGTGCGGGCGCTGGGCAAATGCCTCGACGTCACCGGGATGTCCACCGCGGACGGCGCGCCGCTGCAACTGTGGGACTGCGCAGGCGGGCCGAATCAGCGGTGGGCGGCCAACGCCGCCCGCGACCTGGTGAACTCCGGCTCGGGCAAATGCCTGGACGCGACCGGGAACTCCTCGGCCAACGGCACGCGCCTGCAGATCTGGGCCTGCACCGGGGCCGCCAACCAGAAGTGGGTCACCCCCTAG